The DNA segment GCTCGGCGAGCAGGCCGCGCTGCTGCACGTCACCAGCGGCGGCCGGTTCTCGCTGGGTGTCGGACGCGGCGGGCCGTGGGTCGACCTGGAGGTGTTCGGCGCCGGCCTGAAGGCGTACGAACAGGGGTTCCCCGAATCCCTCGATCTGCTGATGCGCTGGCTGCGCGAACCGTCCGTCGCGGCCGACGGGGAGCGCTACCGCTTCCGTGAAGTGCCCGTCGTGCCACGCCCGTCGGAGGCCCTCACCGGGGCCGCGGGCCCCGAGGTCGTGGTCGCCTGCACCTCCCCGGCGAGCGTGCGGCTCGCCGCCGAGCGCGGGCTGCCGATGCTGCTCGGCATGCATGTCGGGGACGAGGAGAAGGCCGAGATGGTCGCCCTGTGGGCACGGCACGCGCGCGCGTGCGGGCGGTCCGTGCCGGAGATCCGCCGGGCGTCCCATGTGTCGGCCGGTGTCTGCCAGATCGCCGACCGGCGCACCGACGCGGCGGAGGCGCTGCTGAAGGCGATGCCGGGCTGGCTGCGGCAGGGGCTCGGCGCCCACGTCACGGTGAACGGCCGCCGACGGCGGATGCGTGACCCGCTGGCCTACACCGAACTGCTCTGCGGGCTGCACCCGGTGGGCACCCCGCGGCTGTGCGCGGACCGGCTCGCCGCGACCGCGGAGCGGACCGGCATCTCCCGGTTCGCGCTGCTCGTCGAGGGTTCCGGTGACCTCGCGGCGACCGAGGAGACCGTGCGGCGGCTCGGCTGCGAGGTGATCCCCCGACTCGCCGACAGGCCCTGAACGAGCCGGGGGTTCGAGGGTGGCTTGCCGCCCCGGTGCAAAAAACCGCACCTCCGCGTACGGAGCGGCAAGCGACCGACGTGGTGCGTCAGCAGTCACGCAGTTCCGGTGACTGGTTCAGCAGTTGTCCGCGGACCGAGGTGAACCTGGCCAGCCTCTCGTCGACCGAGGAGTCCAGCGGGAACACGGCCACCCGGTGGCAGTTCTGGAAGGCCAGCCGGACACCGAAGTGCCGCTGCAGCGCGCCGCGTATCGCGTCACTCGCGAGCGCACGCAACAGCTGACCGCGCGCCTGCTCGTCCGGCGGGGGCGTCTGGTTGTCGGCGAACTCTCCGCCGTCGACCTTCAGCTGGGCCACCAGGGAGCTGATCATCTCCCATGCGTAGGGCAGGGAGGTCCGGACGCAGTCGACGAAGTCAGCTTCGTCGACCTCGCCTCGCTCGGCCTGTTCGAGTAGGGCCGGTGAGACGTCGAGCGACATGGGTTCTCCTCTCGCACCCCCGCAGGGCGGGGGATGCCTGACAGATACGGGAGCTCGCAAATTTCGACACGCTGCGTACACACTTCGCGACCTCCCGTTCAATACCGTAAGCAACGGACCGTGACCGCACCAGGAGAATCCCCGGATGCGGGACTTCCCGTGGGCCGGTAATCAGCCATCGGCGAACACGCGTTTTCCAGGAGATACAGGACGGGCCGTGTGGGTCCGGAGGGGCTCGTGGGAGTCGGTGGCACGTGCGGTGCGAGGGCTGCGCGGGACCCGCCGCGGTGCTGTGCGCGGGTGCGCCGACGGGGTGCCCGTGAGGGCGGATCGCATCGACCCCGGCCCGTCGAGTAGCGTTGCCGACCATGCGTCTC comes from the Streptomyces sp. KMM 9044 genome and includes:
- a CDS encoding LLM class flavin-dependent oxidoreductase gives rise to the protein MRVGSFVLGAQFPGQGEGEALHRAVRSAELAEEAGLDTVWLGEHHFVPYGICPSAITLAALLLGRTRRIRVGTAVSVLPTVHPVALGEQAALLHVTSGGRFSLGVGRGGPWVDLEVFGAGLKAYEQGFPESLDLLMRWLREPSVAADGERYRFREVPVVPRPSEALTGAAGPEVVVACTSPASVRLAAERGLPMLLGMHVGDEEKAEMVALWARHARACGRSVPEIRRASHVSAGVCQIADRRTDAAEALLKAMPGWLRQGLGAHVTVNGRRRRMRDPLAYTELLCGLHPVGTPRLCADRLAATAERTGISRFALLVEGSGDLAATEETVRRLGCEVIPRLADRP
- a CDS encoding SCO5389 family protein, translating into MSLDVSPALLEQAERGEVDEADFVDCVRTSLPYAWEMISSLVAQLKVDGGEFADNQTPPPDEQARGQLLRALASDAIRGALQRHFGVRLAFQNCHRVAVFPLDSSVDERLARFTSVRGQLLNQSPELRDC